A window of Rosa rugosa chromosome 7, drRosRugo1.1, whole genome shotgun sequence genomic DNA:
ataataattgaaactctgacaattaaatatgatacataAGTCCTCcccggacatttaaaagaaatgaTCCCCGAAACTCCAttttaaaacacgtactcatgagcatcaagtAGCTCCCCGCTACTCCCCATGATGTACaatgtgtttggacccaaaataagcattttggcctgacaatgcgtgtcttggagaaattgagccaatgtcagtggctcaagctatatattgtcgacaagttcgaaatatatatttagaggctaaataaagcctactatgaaagcatggaagcatggaaacatgaaaagtcaactttagcacattttcctacttcggctaggagaaaccgagctaaacaaggaaggaggggcggcagactgaccaaatgaacttgaaatgagctgaaactctgcagatccattctagacagcccaaggatcatttcttatgaagagtgccagagcttttttttgagtggaaggccttcaaacaatcagcccaattttctacagaagcaaaactggaaaactggacctgtaagaggtccagcagcattttcggcccaaccacatggaataaaaatctgaaaatttgtcaggatgatctacactcatagtggaacatttcatatgaagaagtcgaaggcatataatgaagtcttgttggagaaataattgaaggaataaaggggcagaaactgacctaaaaccagctcaatattcacatgttcatgtttcctacccacatgaagaaagctagatgcttttctctttttccttggatatatttttcttctacaatctctttaatagatcatcaccacttccatgttgctgcaccttcatgctttgctttcatttcatcttttctctatcttttccatattttacaagtgaacttagatctactttcattatttttcttccactcatcatttcactctttctttttcttccctatataaacaccttctcctctcattctaaaacacacccattcacatacaacaacaacatctctaagatgatctaagttctctctagagcaaacctctctaagagcaactcctctccttctctttctcttagcggtgatcacactcctagtcctagtcttctcagaagccgactttcagtgccaccaaaccctctgtcaacgtacttcggtcctagtctcctcgggagccgacggtagtgccgcgaccacaacggttacagaaccagccaagcaagggtaacgccctagcaacccagccaagctaaagtcacgctttagcaagttctcctcacttcccagtggttctctctctgctcgatctacaacatcgagtatcgattgtgattttcaagaagctcagcaaaagtcctcgccacgaggcacaaagaatcccacgacgaggttggtgctctcctcatccacaattgcttgaaagaagtcaggtcaagggacacccccgacgaccgcacccgaacggtgctggcacgcccacgcaagaaaagagactgttgaccagctgcaacaaaattggagccaaacacaatgGCAAcatactagagctctaactaatcgtatccactcacccggccaaaggcgtgaagtCCCGATATATATGCCTGAGGTCACTCCCAGCAACCCCGAATCCTTAGACCTCCCCAGTCGTCatatcaaaacatttaaaagtggtcactcaggaccaaatgttactcaactctcaaaaggagatgtcaccccgtgacctccgatcatcagacctccccggtcgtcagatcaaaacattaagcaagtcgctctagacccaaaatgttaaaccaaatcaaaaggagatgcCACCCCTTGACCTCCGATCGtcagacctccccggtcgtcaaatcaaaacattaagcaactcacacaaaatcttGACACTTTTCAAACGATAGAAATTCTCCATTCCTAACAcaatgtttcccgaaaagtcaagcttcaaaacaatagaaagaaACCCATCAATCCATATTGTTTAAATCGATCACCCATCAACCCATAAGAATAcacatatttcacgtaaatatatatatatacgtagtcattcactcaggaatgtcactaataccaactatagtttgcagttaactaaataactctcaaaacgataaaggtaacttcgttcgtaaatgaacattgtgagattactcacctctgaatcttgctgcgtcttctatacagaacagagtagcacaaccacaaaatatccgtccaagaatacttcgtcaagtacctaatcacatacggtctcaacttagtacacaATTCACAAGCGATTAAAATCTGAAACCCCCGTTTTGAAATAAAACCCccaaaagtgacgccaatcgagccgaagcctcatccgagaccacccaaggtctccggaatacttatacgatcaacgtatcaaaactacaagtcgatcggacggccgactcctcacggatcgaacatCGATCAAACCGAAAAtcctaaaactttgaaaattcataacttgctcatacgatttctaaaaattacaaactatatatcgaaaatGATCGTATCGATGTGTAGATTAAAAAGAGGAACAGAAATTGTTCCTGGGGTGGTCGTAAACGTCCGCCACAGACGGTGGCAGAGCCGCCGTCAAACTCAAAATTTGGCCACACATCCTAGACCAAAAATCTTCTTCTCAACAAGCCCAACAACATTCATAAcaagcacaaagtcagaatcaaagccatttggccggaatttacctcgaaagctttgaaatccgatgaaccctagaatctcaaacttcaaaattcgacctccacacctTGAATTGTTGCAAGCCACCTTAGGAGAAAGCTTCTACGTCATTTAGGTTCCACAAGCCCCCAAGAATCGCCGCCTGAGGTGGCCTGAAACGGAAGTTCCGATCTGGGTCAGACACAGCGCCGCCGTCGTACATTGCCTCCTCGCTGCGCATTCCTTCGCTCGTTTCGTGCTCAGATGCTACCACAAACTTCAAGAGGAAGGTGAGGCGAAGAGAATGGGCCAAGTAGTTCGTCggttggtggccagaggaggaagaaatctcCGATCGAAAATCAGTCCCCGACTGCggctcgggagagaggagaaaaaaaaactttccaaaaacggaaatttggtttttttttttttttctgaaattttcaggaaattttcctatttaaccaaaatggaaactttttccgatggtcataacttcttcatacgaactccaattttcgcgttccacatatgcacgaactcgtatcgacgcgctctatgactttcgtgaaggaagttttcagagaaacccaacgtataaaaagtcaaacttcgtacaCCCCCTAAACCGTGCATTTTCGAATAAATaatcgtccgaaacacttccgctccatccacgaaccacgaaatcgtcccATAACCCctaattaaattccggaaaatcctcagaaaataataacgaatttccagGGCATCACATACGTAACCTTCATTAAAACTATTTCTTTACACGTGagatttgatatttttttttataaaataataaataaaagggTGTTTTCGTATATAGACCCTCTTtaaatttttgtaaaaattcattttccattttTCCCTTTTAgaaaattgttaaaaaaaaattaaaaattacacCACAAGTTCCACAACCGTCTTCTATCTCCCCTCCTTCCTCCCTCACTATTTTTTTCTCTCCTACTCATGGATCATGTAATTTTCTTCATGGCATTTGTAAAGTGGATATGATGTACAAGCAAGAGATAGGGTAAAATTTACAACAAGTTGGAGATTGCAACTCCGATGCCGATGTCGACTTTGGTTATGGAAACTAAATGTGGGTTTGCAGTTTCTTGAAACAATGATGATTCAAGTTCTTATTTGAATCTACACGTTTTGAATATGAGGTTATTTTGACGCGTATCATTTAATGTGATTAGCATAGATGAGTAGTCCAATGTATGCAATGAAAGTCATAATCTTCATTCAATTTTGGATAAGTATGAAATTCAATCAAAGAATATAATATGAATAATGCTAGATGAATCACATTTTTAGGTACCACATGTATCCCACTTAATTCTTCTTTGTTCTTCTGGGTTGTTGTTGCTGTGATAAATTTTGCTTTTTAGTCCTATTCACCTCAGTTACTCGATCCTTGCCAAACACAATTCATATTAATACTGCTTAACCTCACTCACAGAGAACTCAGCCAAATCTTATGTTTAACGAGGTCTATAATTACACGGATAATAATTGACTAACCATAGCTAATGACAAGAAGACACGTGGAAATTTACATTATTTGCACATAAGTTTGGTTAGGGCTCAAATCCAACTATTCACAACACATGTTAATACAAATACAAGCCATAAACATCAACTTTCATTACTTTCAAATTGaagaaaattaattttgaattgaattgatgattttgttgaatttGGTTGATTTGGAGAATTGGGTATTGCATGTAGTTGATGAATTGGGTATTAACAATTGATAATTTAATGTTCACTTTACTGGCTTCCTCCTTCACCATTTCTTTCATTGCTCATAACTTTCGTCGCTCTCAAATTGAAGAAaattttgaattgaattgatgattttgttgaatttGGTTGATTTGGAGAATTGAGTATTGCATGTGGTTGATGAATTGGGTATTAACGATCGATAATTTAATGTTCACTAAACTGCTCTTCTTAGTCATGAATTCTTTGTATTGGAATTTAAAAAAGATATGTATTCTAGGTACCCCCTCCCCCTCCGCCGCCGCCAAATACAGCTCATATTCGTACTGATTAACCCTCACTCATAGGGAACCCAGCCAAGTCTTATGTTTAAGGTCTATGATTACACTGAAATGACTGAATAGCTAAAGAAAAAACTTTTAGTTTGGGTAAAACTTTCTTTAAGCCTTAAAGTAATGCCGAAAAGGCCAAAAATAGCAAAGTAATGCAGCAACAActctatctatactattattaatagAAGAgtctttgttagccaaaattcaaaattttgacaaaagtaaccctaaaagattaaaatactttgataataaattaaatcacaagggtaaatacgaaaattataaaataaatttttcttaaaaaaaaaaaaagttatcccacaacccacttttttctctcactatctctctctacaataactgttttattcaattcttttttattttctcaaataaataaaaaaatgctgacatgcagagcatgtatgGAGAAGACTAGTTTTATTTATCATAATCAAGTCTTGATAATCATAGATGGAGACTGAGACTAATAATTATTTAGACGCGTCTGTTACAACCGACTGGACCTCGTCGTTGACGTAGTCCCAATATTTTTCGCAATCTCTCTCAGCATAGACTTCTGAATCTTCCCCGTCGACGTCTTCGGCAGCTCGTCCTTGAACACCACCGTCTTCGGCACCATGAAATTCGGCAGCTTTCCTCTACAGAACTCTATTATCTCCTTCTCGGTCGGCCTCGGCCTGACGTCAGCTTTCAGGCTCACAAACGCGCACGGCGTCTCCCCCCAGAACTCGTCAGGCTTAGCCACCACGGCCGCCTCGTTCACGGCGGCGTTGGTGTAGAGAACCGACTCGACCTCCACGCTGCTCAAGTTCTCTCCCCCGCTTATGATCACGTCCTTGGATCGATCCTTTATCTCCAGATACCCGTCCGGGTGCATAACCCCGACGTCGCCGGTGTAAAACCACCCGTTCTGTTTCAGGGTATTGCTCGTCGTTTCCGGGTCTTTGAGGTAGCCCAACATGACGCACCCGCCTCGCATGACTATTTCTCCAATATCCGACCCGTTTCGTTTCACGCTCAAACCCGAATCCGGATCCACCACATCCGCGTCGGTCATTCCAACCGTCCTCACTCCTTGCCTCGCCTTCAACCTCGCCTTTTCCGTCACCGGAAACTTATTCCACTCCGGCTTCCACGCACACGACACCACCACCCCGGCAGTTTCAGTCAACCCGTACCCGTGACTCACAACAAACCCGAGCGACTCGGCCCGGAGCAGCACGCTCGAAGGAGGCGGAGCTCCGCCTGTTAAGATACAAACCGGGTTCGGAAGCGGGTCGGTTCTCGGGTGGTTGACCAGCATGTTGAGAACGACAGGCGCGGCGCACATGTGAGTCACTCTTTGTTTCTGGATCAGATCGTAGATTATAGGACCGTCGAACTTGCGAAGGCAGATGTTGGTCCCCCCCACGGCGGCCATGGCCCACGGGAAGCACCACCCATTTGCATGGAACATCGGTAGGGTCCACAGATAAACACAATTTTTAGGAACCGACCAGTCTATGATTGAAACGAGACTCACGTTGAAGAGAGCTCTGTGGCAGTGGACCGCACCTTTCGGAGCTGACGTCGTCCCTGAAGTGTAGTTCAACACCATTGGGTCCCACTCGCTCGCCGGCCGGACCCAAACGAACCCGGGATCGCCTTTGGCCACCATGTTGTCGTACGTGTCCGCTATGAAATCAACGGTGGAGGTTGAGGAGGGCTGATGATCAGTGCTGATGAGGACGAGAGGTGGGGTGGGGATGTGAGAGGGGAACAAGGAGAGGGCTTGGAGGACGAGGTTGAGGGAGAGGAAGTCGACGAAGACGAGCTTGGATTCGCTGTGTTTGAGGAGCACGGAGACGGTGTGGGCGTCGAGGCGGGTGTTGATGTTGTTGAGGACGGCTCCCGACATGGGGACAGCGAAGTGGAGTTCGTACATGGCGGGAGTGTTGGGGGACACCACGGAGACGACCTGGGATTTCTTGACGAGGGTGGAGATGGAGGAAGCCAGCTGGAGACATCGACGGTGGGTTTGGGACCAGGTGTAGGTGGTGGTGGAGTTGTAGATGATGGAGGGGCAGTCGCCGTAGACGATCGCTGCTCGGTCTAAGAAGTCCAGGGGAGTTTGAGGGCAGAGGTTTGCAGAACTAGGTGTCAGCTGGTCCATAGTTGAAAGAAGTAAGTAGAAGATAAGATGTTGAATGACCGGGTTGGAGTGGAGTGGTGTGGAGGAGAACGATGCAGATCGAGCTTATTATATAACTATAGACTTCAATAATGATTGGGTAAAATTAGTGGCACCACATTTTCATTTGTTTATAGTGCAGTCCTTAATTAATTAACACACAATTAGCCGAGACCACCGTTAAGTAAGGGGTTGACAACGTATACAAGTACATGCTAGAAGCATATAAAAGTTCTTACAaatctggtttttttttttttttttttttgatgacattACAAATCTGGTTGTTTTGGCTTCAACCAATAGAAGTTAGGAATTCGTTGCTCAGATTTGGcaacaaaagaaaagacaaaaagaagaaactcaTTTTAAAAGATTAACAACTTGAGAATGAATATAAATCAATCGCGTTATGCCATACTGAGAACTAAAGCATAGAACTGTAAGCAACATGGAAATGCAAACGTTCAAATTGCTCATGAGTGTCAACATTCACTAAA
This region includes:
- the LOC133722409 gene encoding probable acyl-activating enzyme 6; translated protein: MDQLTPSSANLCPQTPLDFLDRAAIVYGDCPSIIYNSTTTYTWSQTHRRCLQLASSISTLVKKSQVVSVVSPNTPAMYELHFAVPMSGAVLNNINTRLDAHTVSVLLKHSESKLVFVDFLSLNLVLQALSLFPSHIPTPPLVLISTDHQPSSTSTVDFIADTYDNMVAKGDPGFVWVRPASEWDPMVLNYTSGTTSAPKGAVHCHRALFNVSLVSIIDWSVPKNCVYLWTLPMFHANGWCFPWAMAAVGGTNICLRKFDGPIIYDLIQKQRVTHMCAAPVVLNMLVNHPRTDPLPNPVCILTGGAPPPSSVLLRAESLGFVVSHGYGLTETAGVVVSCAWKPEWNKFPVTEKARLKARQGVRTVGMTDADVVDPDSGLSVKRNGSDIGEIVMRGGCVMLGYLKDPETTSNTLKQNGWFYTGDVGVMHPDGYLEIKDRSKDVIISGGENLSSVEVESVLYTNAAVNEAAVVAKPDEFWGETPCAFVSLKADVRPRPTEKEIIEFCRGKLPNFMVPKTVVFKDELPKTSTGKIQKSMLREIAKNIGTTSTTRSSRL